In Longimicrobiaceae bacterium, the following proteins share a genomic window:
- the hisS gene encoding histidine--tRNA ligase gives MANFSALPGFREFYPDEFAVRAHVVNAWREVARRYGFQEYDGPPLEPLELYVEKSGPEIVQQLYNFKDKGDRAVALRPEMTPTLARMVGARIGGMRKPVKWFSIPQLFRYERQQRGRLREHFQLNLDIIGEEDVLADAELLAAAIDMLRALGLTADDFVARISDRRLLRALLLDAGVPEDQLVLVYNIVDKLEREPREALSARLSGEAGLGADAVDRVFAIFRHTDFDAVREAYGGRESVAPEIERVGQLFSHLRAMGLGDYARFDLTIVRGLAYYTGTVFELFDVRGELRAICGGGRYDDLLKRVGGVDVPALGFGMGDVVLTELLRDRGLLPDTSHALDYYLIAVGPEQREAVLRLAHRLRDAGRSCEYSFKQQGVGKQFKNASALGARRTVVLGPDEVAEGLAAVKDMASGEETRLPIEELARP, from the coding sequence ATGGCAAACTTCAGCGCACTTCCGGGATTTCGGGAATTCTACCCTGACGAGTTCGCCGTCCGCGCGCACGTCGTGAACGCGTGGCGCGAGGTGGCGCGGCGCTACGGCTTCCAGGAGTACGACGGGCCTCCGCTGGAGCCCCTGGAGCTGTACGTGGAGAAGTCCGGGCCAGAGATCGTTCAGCAGCTCTACAACTTCAAGGACAAGGGCGATCGCGCGGTGGCGCTCCGGCCGGAGATGACCCCCACCCTCGCGCGGATGGTGGGGGCGCGCATCGGGGGGATGCGGAAACCGGTGAAGTGGTTCTCGATCCCGCAACTCTTCCGCTACGAGCGGCAGCAGCGCGGGCGGCTCCGTGAGCACTTCCAGCTCAACCTCGACATCATCGGCGAGGAGGACGTCCTCGCCGACGCCGAGCTCCTGGCCGCGGCCATCGACATGCTGCGGGCGCTGGGGCTCACGGCGGACGACTTCGTGGCGCGGATCTCGGACCGGCGGCTCCTGCGCGCGCTCCTCCTGGACGCGGGGGTCCCGGAGGACCAGCTCGTGCTCGTCTACAACATCGTGGACAAGCTGGAGCGGGAACCGAGGGAGGCGCTCTCCGCCCGGCTCTCCGGGGAGGCGGGGCTCGGCGCGGACGCGGTCGACCGGGTGTTCGCCATCTTCCGGCACACGGACTTCGACGCGGTGCGCGAGGCGTACGGGGGCCGGGAGAGTGTCGCGCCGGAGATCGAGCGAGTGGGGCAGCTCTTCTCGCACCTGCGAGCGATGGGGCTGGGCGACTACGCGCGCTTCGACCTCACCATCGTGCGGGGGCTCGCCTATTACACGGGGACGGTCTTCGAGCTGTTCGACGTGCGGGGGGAGCTGCGCGCCATCTGCGGCGGTGGACGCTACGACGACCTGCTGAAGCGCGTCGGCGGGGTGGACGTGCCGGCGCTCGGCTTCGGGATGGGGGACGTGGTGCTCACGGAGCTGCTGCGCGACCGGGGGCTCCTCCCGGACACGTCGCACGCGCTGGACTACTACCTGATCGCGGTGGGGCCCGAGCAGCGCGAGGCGGTGCTCCGGCTGGCGCACCGGCTGCGCGACGCCGGGCGCTCCTGCGAGTACTCGTTCAAGCAGCAGGGGGTGGGGAAGCAGTTCAAGAACGCCTCCGCGCTCGGGGCGCGGCGGACGGTGGTGCTCGGCCCCGACGAGGTGGCGGAGGGTCTCGCCGCCGTCAAGGACATGGCGAGCGGGGAGGAGACCCGGCTCCCGATCGAGGAGCTGGCCCGACCGTGA
- a CDS encoding folylpolyglutamate synthase/dihydrofolate synthase family protein, whose protein sequence is MTPGEDPLAWLYGRATGGIRWGLERTEELLAGVGDPHRRFRSVHVGGTNGKGSVAALCESVLRKADPGRRVGMYTSPHLVRFAERIRVQGAPVDDALLARCVERLRPDIERTGATFFEAATAIAFLCFAEAGVEVALVEVGLGGRLDSTNVVTPLAAAVTNVARDHTEFLGDTPGEIAWEKAGIWKPGVPAVTGETDPGALRVLRERADAVGAPFRALDEVASVEDVRVASSGTTFRLGSRAWGEHEVRVPLVGAHQARNAALAAELLALLPHGLRPAWEDVERGFAAARWPGRFQVAELRGTTFVLDVAHNPAGVAALAATLDAVELPRPLVLVAGILSDKEWSEMLPPLLARADAAILTVAPTAPEERRWDPAGVAAVLPPEVRIPVRVIPALEAAISRAITLAPYGTVLVTGSVHTVGDALPLLGLPGL, encoded by the coding sequence GTGACGCCGGGGGAGGACCCCCTCGCCTGGCTCTACGGCCGGGCGACGGGGGGGATCCGCTGGGGGCTGGAGCGGACGGAGGAGCTGCTCGCCGGTGTGGGGGATCCACACCGGCGTTTCCGTTCCGTGCACGTGGGCGGCACCAACGGGAAGGGCTCCGTCGCGGCGCTCTGCGAGTCGGTGCTGCGCAAGGCAGACCCGGGGCGGCGTGTGGGGATGTACACCTCGCCGCACCTGGTGCGCTTCGCGGAGCGGATCCGCGTTCAGGGCGCGCCGGTGGACGACGCGCTCCTCGCGCGCTGTGTCGAGCGGCTCCGCCCGGACATCGAGCGCACGGGCGCCACCTTCTTCGAGGCGGCGACGGCGATCGCGTTCCTCTGCTTCGCGGAAGCGGGGGTGGAGGTGGCGCTGGTGGAGGTGGGGCTCGGGGGGCGGCTGGACTCCACCAACGTGGTGACGCCGCTGGCGGCCGCGGTCACGAACGTGGCGCGCGACCACACCGAGTTCCTGGGCGACACGCCCGGCGAGATCGCCTGGGAGAAGGCCGGGATCTGGAAGCCGGGCGTCCCCGCCGTCACGGGCGAGACGGACCCCGGCGCGCTCCGGGTGCTCCGCGAGCGCGCCGACGCCGTGGGCGCGCCGTTCCGCGCGCTGGACGAGGTGGCGAGCGTGGAGGACGTCCGCGTGGCGTCCTCGGGGACGACGTTCCGGCTCGGCTCCCGGGCCTGGGGCGAGCACGAGGTCCGGGTCCCGCTCGTGGGCGCGCACCAGGCGCGGAACGCGGCGCTCGCCGCGGAGCTGCTGGCGCTCCTCCCCCACGGTCTCCGGCCTGCCTGGGAAGACGTGGAGCGCGGCTTTGCGGCGGCGCGCTGGCCCGGGCGCTTCCAGGTGGCGGAGCTTCGCGGCACCACGTTCGTGCTGGACGTCGCGCACAACCCCGCCGGGGTGGCGGCGCTCGCGGCGACGCTCGACGCGGTGGAGCTGCCGCGGCCGCTGGTGCTGGTCGCCGGGATCCTCTCCGACAAGGAATGGAGCGAGATGCTCCCGCCGCTCCTGGCGCGCGCCGACGCGGCGATCCTCACCGTCGCGCCCACCGCTCCGGAGGAGCGGCGATGGGATCCCGCGGGCGTGGCTGCCGTGCTCCCGCCCGAAGTGCGGATCCCGGTGCGCGTGATCCCGGCGCTGGAGGCGGCAATCTCTCGCGCGATTACGTTGGCGCCGTACGGCACGGTGCTCGTCACCGGGTCGGTGCACACCGTCGGCGATGCGCTGCCTCTGCTGGGGTTGCCGGGGCTCTGA